The proteins below come from a single Agrococcus beijingensis genomic window:
- a CDS encoding aldehyde dehydrogenase family protein, which produces MATTKTTTTARPAARTASARLDVPKTYKLFIGGAFPRSESGRVTEVLDTRGRFVANVAKASRKDARDAVRAARKAQPGWAGATAYNRGQVLYRVAEVLEGRKAQFVDELQRTEGLTPARALKQVEDAIDLWVWHAGWTDKIAQIAGHANPVAGPYFNITVPEPTGVVASIAPQSAGLLGLTSVIAPALVTGNAVVVVPAASAALSSISLAEVLATSDLPGGVVNILTGDPAELAPWLAGHADVNALDLTGAGGLDWVELERIAADTLKRVIRPEPGIAPETPQRILALTESKTIWHTKSRL; this is translated from the coding sequence ATGGCGACCACGAAGACGACGACCACCGCCCGCCCGGCTGCACGCACCGCATCCGCTCGCCTCGACGTGCCCAAGACCTACAAGCTCTTCATCGGCGGCGCCTTCCCGCGCAGCGAGTCGGGGCGCGTCACCGAGGTGCTCGACACCCGCGGCCGCTTCGTCGCGAACGTCGCCAAGGCATCCCGCAAGGACGCCCGCGACGCCGTGCGCGCCGCCCGCAAGGCGCAGCCCGGCTGGGCGGGCGCCACCGCCTACAACCGCGGCCAGGTGCTCTACCGCGTCGCCGAGGTGCTCGAGGGGCGCAAGGCGCAGTTCGTCGACGAGCTGCAGCGCACCGAGGGCCTCACGCCCGCACGTGCGCTCAAGCAGGTCGAGGACGCCATCGACCTCTGGGTGTGGCACGCCGGCTGGACCGACAAGATCGCCCAGATCGCCGGCCACGCCAACCCGGTCGCCGGGCCGTACTTCAACATCACCGTGCCCGAGCCCACCGGCGTCGTCGCGAGCATCGCGCCGCAGTCGGCCGGGCTGCTGGGGCTGACCTCGGTGATCGCGCCCGCCCTCGTCACCGGCAACGCCGTCGTGGTCGTGCCCGCCGCATCCGCTGCCCTCTCGTCGATCTCGCTCGCCGAGGTGCTGGCGACCAGCGACCTGCCGGGCGGAGTCGTCAACATCCTCACCGGCGACCCGGCCGAGCTGGCGCCGTGGCTCGCGGGCCACGCCGACGTCAACGCGCTCGACCTCACCGGCGCCGGCGGCCTCGACTGGGTCGAGCTCGAGCGCATCGCCGCCGACACGCTGAAGCGCGTCATCCGCCCCGAGCCGGGCATCGCGCCCGAGACGCCGCAGCGCATCCTCGCCCTCACCGAGTCGAAGACCATCTGGCACACGAAGTCCCGCCTGTAG